A region from the Drosophila takahashii strain IR98-3 E-12201 chromosome 2L, DtakHiC1v2, whole genome shotgun sequence genome encodes:
- the LOC138914984 gene encoding uncharacterized protein, which produces MAKKTCRRLSQRDQELLCEFVRKSSTCAACQEPEYVQSRAECPRAGIFPDHFLKPPWPADNPHRN; this is translated from the coding sequence ATGGCAAAGAAAACATGTCGCCGGTTGAGTCAAAGGGATCAAGAGTTGCTTTGCGAATTCGTGCGGAAATCTTCTACGTGTGCGGCATGCCAAGAGCCGGAATATGTGCAGAGCAGAGCGGAGTGCCCCCGGGCTGGGATTTTCCCGGACCACTTCCTCAAACCACCTTGGCCCGCCGACAATCCGCATCGAAACTGA
- the LOC108063979 gene encoding targeting protein for Xklp2: MSDSKAEYNWGDLDVQQLEGFASEMTEWSSKGDIFLTASEEFPTLQQHREQVEQIQRRGSLIVSQAQQHSQILVANLFKGLKVGCEKPIFPPLITAPKAYRFKDIYSSRKDQLIRECKEQERKLREFHSRPMPDFRQVHQRQANKAVVHRITCPTTPNVLKNSREMEEKRRLRVLQLQKEREEKCKMQRKQFPKAKPIPQSSRQPLKPSNRPSSVSQLRVKVEPFNLSAELRVQQRRLFNVQNSKVQESKRRELEEQRQRAEREAYQKQRQLTMFRARPNPFALSAR; encoded by the exons atgtcgGATTCGAAAGCGGAGTACAACTGGGGCGATTTGGATGTGCAGCAGTTGGAGGGCTTTGCATCCGAAATGACCGAGTGGTCGAGCAAGGGGGACATCTTCCTCACTGCCAGCGAGGAGTTCCCCACTCTTCAGCAGCATCGGGAGCAGGTGGAGCAGATCCAGCGACGTGGCAGCCTGATTGTCAGCCAGGCCCAGCAGCATTCCCAGATATTGGTCGCTAATCTGTTCAAGGGCTTGAAGGTTGGATGTGAGAAGCCCATTTTTCCACCTCTAATAACGGCTCCCAAG GCCTATCGCTTCAAGGATATCTATTCCAGTCGCAAGGATCAGCTGATTCGGGAGTGCAAGGAGCAGGAGCGTAAACTGCGTGAGTTTCACAGCCGACCGATGCCTGATTTTCGGCAGGTGCACCAACGCCAGGCCAACAAGGCAGTCGTGCATCGAATCACCTGTCCCACGACGCCCAATgtgctgaagaattcgcgtgaAATGGAAGAGAAACGACGCTTAAGAGTCCTTCAGCTGCAGAAGGAGCGGGAGGAGAAGTGCAAAATGCAGAGGAAGCAGTTTCCGAAAGCCAAACCCATTCCGCAGAGCAGTCGACAGCCCTTGAAGCCGTCGAATCGTCCGTCTTCGGTTTCTCAGCTGAGAGTGAAAGTGGAGCCCTTCAATCTGTCCGCCGAATTGCGTGTCCAGCAGCGTCGTCTCTTCAACGTGCAGAATTCCAAGGTGCAGGAGTCGAAGCGTCGGGAATTGGAGGAGCAGCGCCAACGGGCGGAACGAGAAGCTTACCAAAAGCAACGTCAACTAACCATGTTCCGAGCTCGACCCAACCCATTTGCACTTTCCGCCCGTTGA